The genomic segment cccagccccggccccttccccaaccctgACCCCAGAGCAGCCGCGAGGCgcagggggggtccccggggctCATCCTGCGTCGCCCCCCCCAGGTACCGCAAGATCCCTGGGGACAAGTGCGCAGGGGGGGAGAGCCCCAGCCGGGAGGAGACGGACATGAAGAAGAAGTGCACCAGCACCCTGCTGAGCCCCAGCCAGCTGGTGGGTGACACGGACGTGGCTgcccccacccatgggtgccaccgGCCTGGTGCCCCCCACCCAGCCCCGTCCTTGCCCCCCGCAGGCGGCGTcccccagctccgtgcccaTTGTCCTGGCCGTGGTGGCCGTGCTGCTCATCACCGCAGTCACCGGGGTGCTGCTCATCAAGAAATACGTCTGTGGGGGCaggtgagcccccccccggcccgcgGGGCACCCTCGGGGACAGGGTCCCCACCTACGGGGGGTGATGGGGAGGTCCCCTTCGTGCTCTGGGGCacttcttgctgctgctgccccccaccccgaTGCCTGAGGGGGGTGTTCCCATCCCTGGGGGGGGCCAcgcgctgcccccagcccccccgtgctgtgcccccccccaggttcCTGGTCCATCGCTACTCCGTGCTGCGGCAGCACGCCGAGGCCAGTGGTGCAGAGGGGACGGAGGGGACGGACCCCAGCTCGCCCCCCCGCAAGGGAGGGTACCATGACGACTCGGATGAGGtgagtgccccccccctccccccaaagacccccctCCCATTGGGGTGTCCGTGGCTGACGCTGCCCTTCTCCCCCAGGACCTGCTGGAGTAGCGGCGGGGACGGGGATGGTGCcgagctgcccccccccggcgggCAGGGCCTGGGGGGCTTCGCTGCTGGGGGACACACGGGGGGGTTGAGTTAATGCTGCTTTAAGGTTTCTTTCTGGCTGGTGGGGAgtctttttttggttttgttttgttttgttttatttttgttttgcttttgtggttttggtttcttggcgcttttttggttcttttttttttttcccttttccctctctttttccaTTAGCTTCTTCAAGGCCCCCGACCTGGGGGTcctccacctgcagcccccccagccccctcccagccccccttACAGCCAGCACCCCCTGGGGGTGTGCCCCCCCCgagcagccccccccagccgctGTCGGGCCCCTCAGGCTGCACCGTGCAGCAGTGCAGGAGGGCacgggcagggagctgggggccaggggctgcccccccTTCTCCAAAGCAATACCCCCGGGCTGCCCCCCCTTCTCCAAAGCAATACCCCCGGGCTGCCCCCactgccggggggggggacacatcCCAGCCtggcccccccccaggctgcccTTGGCCGAGGGAAACGCAGCAATAATGAATTCAGGCTTGAAGCTCTTTTAACAAGGGGCCGAGGGGGGGCTCGGTCcttgctccccccccccagcttttaCCCCGCCAGGTTTTGGTCCCAGCACTGTCACAGTCTCCTTACACTGGAAATGCCCCCCCGGGGGTCCTGGGGCtctccgtgcccccccccggccggggTGCAGGGTGGGGGGGCGCAGCCACGCCGCTTGCATGTGCTTCAGCAGCGCCGCGACGGGGGCAGCGTGTGCTCCCCCCGAGAAGCCatagccccccccacccccccagcccctggccgcagggaggggttggggggacggggggggggcgaggcCTGTGTAGAGCCCTGTAAATAAACCTGGATGTGTAATAACTTTGTACTGgcatttttctgtatatttgcAATATTTGGGTTATTAGAAATAAAGCCAAAAAGGACCGTGTGTGACCTGATCtctcttgggggggggggggaggcacggggggggggcagctctTGCTGGCAGGGGTGGGGGCTGCTGTCAGCGGATTAAAAAGACCGAAATTTATTGCAGTTTAAGGCAACGCACCACGACCCAGCGCACAGGCACACAACACGTCCATGCACGTAGAAAaatgatgggggggggggaaatgtaGGGACCCCCCAACCCTCACTACAGGGACAAAGGGTGGGTGACCTGGGGTCGGGGGGGGTGACACAGGTGGGCTctgggcatggggggggggggcacagggggtgcCCCAGGGGCTCCCTGTGGGCAGTGGGGGGATCCTCATTTCCCCCCCCCATAGGTACAAGGGGTCAGGGTCCTGGTAGGGGAGGAGGGGGTGCAGGATGTGGccaatcccccccccaaatccagtttctgtggggcagggaggggctgggggtgcctggCAGTGATTTATCCCTCAGCTGAGGATGGGGGGGGCTCCGGCCACGTCCCCAGGTCCCCACCCATCACCACGGCTGGAGCGGGGTCCTGGGGGAcacagcggggccgggagccgtcagggctggggggggggcggcggggggccgggggggtcggggctggggggcgcgGGCTGGGGCTTGATGCCACGCGCCTTCATGTAGGAGATGAACTGGTCGGGGATCTCGGCCAGCACGTCCTTGGCCAGGCGCGCCATGCTCAGCACCTGGTTCCCCGTGCGGTCGATGTAGTCACGGAAAGGAacaaactggggggggggggggaaaaggggggagggCATCGGGCACGGCCCCATGGCACCCCCCAGGCCCTGGAGCACCCCCATAGCCCATTGCATCCCTACCTGCCCAGCACCCCCGTGTGCCCCCATGTCCCGGGGCACCGCGGTGTCCCACAGTGTCCCCcgcacgtccccatgtcccagcgtcccccccccccccagctccccatccTCTGCCTCGCCCTCATGCCCCAGCacatccccaaatcccaccccgcatcctgctgtgccccccccaagCCCAAGTGCCACCCCCATGTCCCACGGCACCCCTCCCGTCCCCATGCACCCatcaccccataaccccccccccatACTGGGACCGGCCAGTGGCCCCCAGGAGAGCAGGGCCTGGTGGGGGACGCTGGGGGGGGGTCGCgctgtgccatgccgtgccgGGCTACCTGCACGATGTCGCGCTCGGCCACCTTCCCGCGGGAGGAGATGCGGATGTCGTCCCCGTCCAGCTCCACCATGGCTGCAGGGGACAcacggggggggcggggggggggtgagcAGCACTggaccccccccaccaccaccaccccagcGGCACTGGGGCAGTTGCCTGCTGACACCGCACACAGGCAGGGCCGGTTCGTCAGCATCATCTCCTCGGAGAGCTTTAATTGAGCTTTTTGGCGtgccccccctccaccccccccacccccccccccgagggaGGCGAACCCAGCCATAACGAGCGCCGCAGCTCATAATCACCGGCTGTGGGCTGCGGCGCGCCACGCTGAGCCGGAGAAAATTAAACTCGGATTTCCCCCGTGGccagaggcagctgcagcccccccctgTTCAGCACCCCCCCCCCGCAGGCCCCGCAGCACAGCCTTACCATCAAACTCGGCCTGTCCGACCCCCACGATGATGATGGACATCGGGAGCTTGGCAGCCTGCCGGGCCCGGAGTGTGGGGGGGAAAGGCACAAGATTTATTGCGCGCTGCTGCGCCCCCCCCATGTCACTAGCAGCACCCCGCGGTCCCCAGGGTGCCGGGTGTTTGCCCGCAGTGACCGtgggggtggcagcaggcagTGGCGTGTGACACCCGTGGGGCCCCCACATCGCTCCCCATCATGtgtctgtgtcccccccccccaggcaccgagtgctgctgctgctcggcgTGGGAGCGCGGCAGCTCGCGGCGCTTTGTGTGCCCGCTGCTCCCGGCACTGCCAACACCTGCGCCCGGTGCCACCACGGGCATCCCGCACCCGGCACCACGCATCGCGCCCCGGTGCTGCGCTGTGGGTGCCGTGTGGGTGCCGTGTgggtgccgtgccgtgcccccCGTGTGGGTGCCGTGCTGTGCAGCCTGCCCCGGGTCTGCGGTGTGCATCCCGCGTGGGTGCCGTGCTGTGCCTCCCGCGTGGTTGCAGTGACGTGCAGCCCGCGTGGGTGCCGTTCTGTGCATCCCGCGGGGGAGCTGTTCTGTGCAGCCCCTGTGGGTGCTGTGACGCGCATCCCGCGGGGGTGCCGCGCTCTGCATCCCACCTCGGAGGCACGGAGCGCATCCAGTGCTCGCCCCTGCGCCCTGCATCCTGCCTCGGGCCCCGTGCACATCCCTgcactgcccccccccaaacaaccaaaacacaGACAGGAGCCCCTCATCCTCCCGGGAcccccagcctccagccccaaactcagCACAACCACGGCAGCCGGAGCCCTGTGAGccccctgtgcctgctgccagcccagtGCCACGTCCCCCAGCCTGGCCGGCACggtgctggcagctggaggGCAGGGGCCAAGGGCCCACAACACGCCCCAGTGCAGGTGACGGCACTGAGCTGCCCCCACCACCCCCGCACTGCAGCTCTGCCACgaaatattaaaaagcagcAAGCAAGAAGCACAAAAGCTTCTCGCCCTcctgctctggccagcagccGAATTGCTGGGAAGCGTGGACCCAATCCTCCTGCCTGGTGCGTGgcagggggggggcagaggacagaaaaagTTCATTTATTAGGTTATTGCACGTTCCCCCCCTGCCCCTTCTTGTGCACCAGCATCCTGCCCCCCCGAACCCCCAGCATCTGCCTGGTTGGAGCACCCCAGCTCAGAGCACCCCCTGCGCCCGGACGATGACTGCACCCCAACACCCCGGGGTGTCCCCTGGGGGGAGCGCACCCTGGTGCCTTGGgactccccgtgtcccctgtaGGTCATTGCACCTTGCAGCGAGCCCGAGCACCCAGCCTCGTGCTGCACCCTAATGCTTTGGGGCACCCAGCCACACACTGCTCCCCAGCGTTTTGGGGCTCCCCATGCACTCAGCCAGGCACCCCCCACCCAGCCCCGCGGCGCAGCACTCACGTTGACGATGGCCTCCTTGGTCTGCGCCATGTCCGAGATGACGCCGTCGGTGATGATGAGGAGCACGAAGTACTGGGAGCCGTCGGGCACCGCCGCGGCCGAGCTGCGGGACAGCCGGTGAGCACGGGGCACGGGGGGCCGGGCACAACCCCCGGGCACAACTGGGGGGGGGACTCGGGGCAGCAACGCCCCCCTCCTTACCGGGCCACATGGTTGACCACGGGGGCGAAGTTGGTGGGGCCGTAGAGCTGGACGCTGCGCAGGCTCCGGTGATAGGCCTCCAGGATGCCCTCGATGCCGCTGCACGAGGGGTTGGCGGCGTCGCCGTTCTGCGGGCACGGCGCCGGGTgacggggccgccgccgcctccccccccaaccccccgcgGCACCCCGGGGCTCAGCCTCACCAGCGGGAACTCGTGGGACACGCGCCCGTCCGGAGGGATCTTGGCGCCGAAGCCGAGCGCCGGGAACATCTTGTCACTGTCATAGTCCTGGATGATCTCGCCCACGGCCTTGAGCGCCATGGTGTAGGCGTTGAGCTGGTAGGGGCTCAGGTAGTGCAGCGAGGTGGACTGCGAGGGGTTGCCTGCGCCGGGGGGGGGTCAGCCCCTGTCCTGTGCCCCCCCGGCCCAAACGTGGCACCGTAACGAGCCCCCGGGCTGTAGCCAGCGGCTCCGCTCACCGTTGGACGCGGTGAAGTCGATGGCCACCGTGAAGTTGATTTGGGTCCTGGGGAGGGGAAAGCGGCtctgaggagctggggggggcccAAGGACCGGCCGTGCCCCCACCCTGTTCAGAGCACCCTCTCTCAGCACCGGGGTTTCATGAGGGACCCGCTCTGGGCACCCCACTGGGTTCTGGGGATGCTGGGCCCATTTCATGGGGGGGCTGCTGAGGCTCACCCGCCCCTGATGTAGTCCAGGAAGGTGTGGTCGGACTCCACGGCGAAGGACAGCAGCGTCACCTGCCAGGGACAGCGGGCTGAGCAGGATGGTGGCAGcacccccgcgcccccccgccCGGCCCTCACCGTCCCCGAGTTCAggtacttcttcttcttcatcttcttccgCGGGTTCACCACCTGGGAGAGGGGAGGCCGGGGGggcactgctgggctgggggggggccggcCCCAAATCGACCAGGAGCCGCGGCACCAGGGTGCAGTGGGGGCACCCCGGTGCCACAGCACCCATCCCCGCGCCCCGTCCCCCTCCTCACCTCGTAGACGTTGAACTGGCTCTGCCCCCGCGCCAGCTCCCGGTAGCTGGTGGTGAACTCGCCGATGAAGTCGTGGCTGCggggcatggggggggcacCGTCACCCGGGGCGCGGGGACGTGGTGGGTGACCccggggcccccccccggctcacCTGCCGTCACGGTCCCAGTCGTACACCTCCACCTTGATGGCCCTGCAAGGAGCGGGGGGGTCGCGGGTGGCAGCTGCAGACTGGCCCCGCGCTCGCCCTGCCCCGTGCCGGGGGTGTCAGCGGGCACAGCAGGGGCACCCCCAGCGCCCGCTCCCGGCGAGTTTGTTTTGACGCCTCCGTGggccttttctccttcctcctcctcctcctcctcctcctcctcggccgtTTTCGGTGGGATATTTTTATCCGCCGTTGCCACAGCAACGTCCGACACGGGGCCAAgccggcggcggcagcgcgaCGCCGAGCCACCGCTCACCGGGAGCCGGCACCGGGGCTGAGTTGGGGGGGGGCCGTGACGGGGGCGCGGACCCATTGCTCAGACGGGGAGCCCGaggcgggaggaggagggggggggtcaggCACAGGGCGGCCCTGTGGTGCCGCGGCCCCCGGTGCTCACCGGTCGTAGTCGCCGTTGCAGAGGGCGCGCACGGGGATGGCGAAGGCCGGCCAGACCGGGTTCAGCGTGTTCCTCACCACCTCGGTCTTGTGGCAGATGGTGAAGCTgcggggatggggtgggggggacacagggtggTCACCCCCCAGTGGCTGACcccccacccagcacccaggggtggctCTTGGAGACCCTCTCCCAGCgccacccccaccccactggGACGCACGGGGGGTCCTGTGCCAGCCTCAGGGCTGTGACCGCCCCCCCCAGGTGGCAGCAGGGCCACGTCCTgttgtgtgtccccccccaccccccaaccccaatGGCCGCGTTTTGGGGCTGCTCACGTCCCGTCCTCATTGCTCCGGTAGAAGACCATGAAGGGGTCGGACTTGCCGAAGAAATCCTTCTTGTCCAGCTTGTTGGCGCAGAACTGCAGCGTGGCCACGTCCTGGGGCGAGGGGGTGTCACCGCCACGGAACCCCCCCCCACGGACCTCAGGGTCCCAACGGGAGCagccagggtggggggggggggggctccggcccCCGTCTTCACCCCACAGCAGAGTGGAGGAAGGCCCCAGGCATGGACGTGGggctcttccccccccccactcacccAAGTGGCACAAGAGGGGGGTCCCCAAactgccccccccacccctgggGCCGCTCACCCTGCAGTTGCCCAGCTCCTCGGCGAGGAGGATGATGGTGCCGCACTTCTTCCCAGGGATGCCCCTGTGGGACCGGTGGTGAGGGGGGCACACGGTGACACGGGTGTCCCTTATGGTGGGGGGCGCAGTGAC from the Anas platyrhynchos isolate ZD024472 breed Pekin duck chromosome 27, IASCAAS_PekinDuck_T2T, whole genome shotgun sequence genome contains:
- the LOC113839749 gene encoding LOW QUALITY PROTEIN: copine-5 (The sequence of the model RefSeq protein was modified relative to this genomic sequence to represent the inferred CDS: deleted 2 bases in 1 codon), with product MPGAARGPYRGPYRGRTGAVSQEAPGAAPGAAALRQRAVPGAPSRTGAAPGAARRRRRRPRAGRSRGMAGLGALEPGTGTGTVPATKVELTVSCRQLLDKDTFSKSDPLCVLYTQGLDTKQWREFGRTEVIDNSLNPDFVRKFVLDYFFEEKQNLRFDLYDVDSKSPDLSKHDFLGQAFCTLGEIVGSAGSRLEKPLTMGTVTAQSRGKKPAPALSNGGIPGKKCGTIILLAEELGNCRDVATLQFCANKLDKKDFFGKSDPFMVFYRSNEDGTFTICHKTEVVRNTLNPVWPAFAIPVRALCNGDYDRAIKVEVYDWDRDGSHDFIGEFTTSYRELARGQSQFNVYEVVNPRKKMKKKKYLNSGTVTLLSFAVESDHTFLDYIRGGTQINFTVAIDFTASNGNPSQSTSLHYLSPYQLNAYTMALKAVGEIIQDYDSDKMFPALGFGAKIPPDGRVSHEFPLVRLSPGVPRGVGGGGGGGPVTAPCPQNGDAANPSCSGIEGILEAYHRSLRSVQLYGPTNFAPVVNHVARSAAAVPDGSQYFVLLIITDGVISDMAQTKEAIVNAAKLPMSIIIVGVGQAEFDAMVELDGDDIRISSRGKVAERDIVQFVPFRDYIDRTGNQVLSMARLAKDVLAEIPDQFISYMKARGIKPQPAPPSPDPPGPPPPPPQP